The stretch of DNA GGACACGTTTAGAATATTTGAACGTTGGAATTTCAATTGGGCGAGACCCAGAAGCTATAATACAGTTGTTAAACTTGTATGTTTGAGCAGAGTTCTCATCCATGATACGAACTGTGTTTGCATCTACGAAATATGCTTCACCACGTACTATATCTACTTTATTACCTTTTAGAAGTCCTTCAACTCCACCAGTAAGTTTTTTCACTACTCCTGCTTTGAATTGTTGAACTTTAGAAAAATCAACTGTTACATTTTCAGCTTTAATTCCCATATCTGCAGAATGTAGAGCTGTTTCATAACGATGTGCTGCTGATATTAAAGCTTTTGATGGGATACAACCTACGTTTAAACATACTCCACCAAGTGTAGCTTTTTCAACAATTGTTACTTTTTGTCCTAATTGTGCTGCACGAATTGCAGCTACATATCCACCAGGACCCGCTCCAATGACAAGCGTATCTACATCTATTGCGAAATCTCCAACTACCATTTATTACGCCTCCATTAATAATAATTGTGGATCGTTCAATAATCGCTTAATATGGTTAAGCGCATTTTGAGCAGTTGCTCCGTCGATCATGCGGTGATCGAAGCTTAGTGATAAAGCTAATACTGGAGCTACAACAATCTCACCGTCTTTTACTACTGGCTTTTCAGCAATACGACCAATACCTAAAATAGCAACTTCCGGATGGTTAATAACTGGAGTAAACCATTGACCGCCTGCTGAACCGATATTAGTAATCGTACAAGAAGCACCTTTCATTTCATCACCAGAAAGTTTTCCATCACGAGCTTTTACAGCTAGTTCATTAATTTCATTAGAGATAGTAAAGATAGATTTACGATCTGCTTCTTTTACTACAGGAACTAATAAACCTTTATCTGTATCTGCAGCGATACCGATGTTGTAGTAATGCTTATGAACAATTTCATCTGTTGCATCATCTAAGGAAGTGTTTAGAGCTGGGAACTCACGTAATGCAGATGTTAAAGCTTTTACGACGTATGGTAAATAAGTAAGTTTGACGCCTTTGTCAGCCGCAACACCTTTGAATTTTTTACGATGAGCTACAAGTTCCGTTACGTCAATTTCATCCATTAACGTTACATGTGGTGCAGTATGTTTTGAGTTAACCATTGCTTTTGCAATCGCACGACGAATTCCACTCATTTTTTCACGAGTTTCTGGATATTGACCAGCTGGAATTGGTTGTTTAGCAGCTTCTTGTTTCGGTGCTTCCGTTTGTACTTCTGCAGCAGCTGCTGGTGCTTCTGTTACAGGTGCTCCACCAGTAGTAAATGCATCGATATCTGTTTTTAGTACACGGCCATTGTTTCCTGTTCCTGCAACTTGACGAATGTCTACACCTTTTTCGCGTGCATATTTACGAACAGAAGGCATTGCGATAACGCGACGACTTGGGTCAACTTCTACAGCAGTAGCTGCTGGAGCTGAAGTAGTTTCATTCGTTTCTTCAGGGGCTGGTGCCTCTTCTTTCGGAGCTTCATCAGCATGATCGTCGCCTTTAAATTTTAAGTCTTCGTAACCAGGCGCATCAAAAGTGATAATAGTTTGACCAACTGTTGCAACAGTACCTTCATCTACTTTTAATTCCAATACTTTCCCTTTTACAGGGGAAGGGATTTCTACTACTGCTTTATCATTTTGTACTTCCATTAAAACATCGTCTTCATTAACTTCATCGCCAGGTTTAACAAACCATTTTACGATTTCACCTTCGTGGATACCTTCACCGATATCAGGCAATTTAAATTCGAATGCCACGATTTTCTACCTCCTACATATATAAATGTCACAGGCCCATTAAAAGGGCCTTTTTCATTAATTTTAATTATTAAAATTCCATTACTTTTTTAGCAGTTTCAATAACGTCTTTGAAGTTAGGTAACCAAACACTCTCAGCTTGAGAGAATGGGTATACTGTATCAGGTGCAGCAACACGTAATACTGGTGCTTCTAAGCTTAAAATAGCACGATCGTTAATTTCTGCTACTACATTTGCAGCAATACCAGCTTGTTTTTGTGCTTCTTGGACTACGATTGCTCGTCCTGTTTTTTCAACAGAAGCAATAATAGTGTCGATATCTAATGGGCTAATAGTACGAAGGTCTACTACTTCAGCAGAGATACCTTCTTTCTCTAGCTCATCCGCAGCTTTCAAGCACTCATGTACCATTGCTCCGTAAGTTATCATTGATAAATCTTTACCTTCTCTTTTAACATCAGCTTTACCAATTTCAATTGTATATTCCTCTTCAGGAACCTCTTGACGGAAAGAACGGTATAATTTCATATGCTCTAAGAAAATAACTGGGTCATTATCACGAATAGCAGAAATTAATAAACCTTTCGCATCATACGGTGTTGAAGGAATTACTACTTTTAAACCAGGTTGTTGTGCTACTAATCCTTCTAAGCTATCCGCATGTAGTTCTGGAGTATGAACTCCTCCACCAAAAGGTGAACGAATAGTAACTGGAGAATTCCAACGGCCACCTGTACGGTAACGCATACGCGCCATTTGGCCACTTAAAGAATCCATTACTTCGTATACAAATCCAAAGAATTGAATTTCCATTACTGGACGGAAGCCAGTAACGCCAAGGCCGACCGCTAAACCACCAATTCCTGATTCCGCAAGAGGTGTGTCAAAAACGCGATCTTCACCAAATTCAGCTTGTAGACCTTCAGTAGCACGGAATACTCCTCCGTTTTGTCCTACGTCTTCACCGAATAGTAAAACATTCTCGTCGTTTTTTAGTTCTGTGCGTAACGCATCAGTGATTGCTTGAATCAATGTCATTTGCGCCATAGCTTACTTCGACTCCTTCGCTTTATAAATTTCGTTTTGCTCTTTTAAGTTATACGGAAGTTCTTCATGCATGAAGGAGATTAAGTCCGTAACTTTTTGTTTTGGTTGATCATCTGCTTTTTTAATAGCATTTTTAATATCTTCTTTTGCTTGTTCAATAACTTCATTTTCGATTGATTCGTTCCATATTCCTTTTTCTTCTAAGAATTTACGGAAGCGTACAATCGGATCTTTCTTTTCCCATTCGTTATCTAATTCAGAAGTACGATAACGTGTTGGATCATCACCAGCCATTGTATGAGGACCATAACGGTAAGTTAACGTTTCAATTAATGTTGGACCTTCGCCATTTATTGCTCTTTCACGAGCTTCACGAACTGCAGCGTACACAGCAAGCGGATCCATTCCATCTACTTGGATTCCAGGAATACCAGCAGCAACAGCTTTTTGTGCAATTGTAGTTGCAGCCGATTGTTTTTCAACAGGAGTAGAAATTGCGAAACGGTTGTTTTGAACAACAAAGATAGCTGGTGCTTTATACGCACCTGCAAAGTTAATTCCTTCGTAGAAATCACCTTGAGAAGCTCCACCGTCTCCTGTGTATGTAATCGCAACTGCTTGTTTACCTTTTTTCTTTAATCCTAATGCAACACCAGCAGTTTGAATAATTTGTGCACCAATAATGATTTGTGGTGGTAATAAATTAACTCCTTCTGGCATTTGGTTTCCGTGGAAATGTCCACGTGAGAATAAGAATGCTTGGTACAGCGGAAGGCCATGCCAAATCATTTGCGGTACATCGCGGTATCCAGGAAGGATAAAGTCTTCACTTTCAAGCGCGAATTGTGAAGCTAATTGTGAAGCTTCTTGACCAGCTGTTGGAGCGTAGAATCCTAAACGCCCTTGTCTATTTAAACTAATAGAACGTTGGTCTAATACGCGAGTATAAACCATACGACGCATTAGTTCTTTAAGCTGCTCATCAGTTAGTTCTGGCATTGCAGCTTCATTAACCACTTTTCCTTCTTCATTTAAAATTTGGAACGTTTGAAAAATCTCTTCCACTTTTTTAAATTGTTGTTGTGGATCGAATTTGGCATTTTTCGTTTTTGCTGCCATGTTCGTCACCTCTTCCTTTCTATTAAGAAAATTCATTGATACCATTTGTTTTGAAACATACAAAAATAGGTTGCCCAAAAACAAATTGAAAAAGACAATTTTTATTGTCAATCATTGCAGCAACTTTTTGCTTTAAAAATTTATAGTGTACGTACTTATTTACAATACCACTATAATTAACCTGTATCAATAGTTAACTACATTAATAATAGTACAATAATGAGTGTACAATAAATCGCTCCATTCAGTCAATTACTTTGTTTTTTAATTAAAAATAGAAACCCATTGAAAACTCTGTATTAATACAAAAACATAAACTGTACTACAATATTGGAACAGATTATATAAAATACTATTTTATAATAACTTTAAACTATGTAAAGCCTTCACTTTTTCATACATTTAAAAGATAATACAAAAAAGAGTATTATCTTTAGATAATACCCTTTTCCTCACACTTTAATTGTTATATTCCACATTTAAGCCAGCATTTTGATAAAACTTATATTTATCTTCATTATATTGTTCTGTATTTTCATTAAACTTCTCATTTGCTTCTTTAATTTTTGTATACGTGTCGTTAATCTTATCTATTTGATTTTTTAATTGCTCCATCGTTAAATCTTCTAGTTGGAATAACTCATATAATTCTATGTCAAGTTCTATTGCCTCCATGTAATACGTATACAGTTCATCGTAGGCTCCATATCTTTTCTCCATTAATTGATAGAGTTCTTGCGCTTCTTGCTTTAATTGTTCATCTTCTAATTCTTCCATATGAGTAGAAACTTCTTCAAAATGTTCTCTAGCCTCATCGATGCTCGCCTTTTCTCTCTCCATATGTTCTCTACGTTCTTCCACTACTGATGTAGCCTCTTTAGCAAGAACGATAATCTGCTCGAATTCTTTCATCCCAAGGGAGATGATTTCGTCATAAAGTTCTTTTTCTTTTTGTTCTAGTTGAAGTAGTGGCTCTTGTTGCTCTTCAAAGTTAGTTTCTAATTCTACTACATGTTCCAACGTATCAAAGATTTTTTGTTCTGCTTTTTCTTTCTCTGTGCAACCTGTCAATATTAATGTAGTTGCCAATCCGATCGATAGTAATACTTTTTTCCATTGCCACACAATTATATCCCCCTAACTTAGTAACATCTTAACTATAAATTTTGCTACAATGTTTGACAATAGCTTTTTCACACATTTGTTATAATAATTAGTAAGTGTAATAAAATTGTACTTATAATTAACGTATGGTGCTCGTCCAAAAAAATTACAAATTTATGTACAGTCAGTAAAAATAATTGTTAAAATGATTTTATAGACACATTGAATGGAGTGACATAAATGTTAACAACAGATGACATTATTAAAGATGGACATCCAACATTAAGAAAAGTAGCGAGTGAAGTAAAATTACCATTAAGTAATGAAGATAAAGAAACTTTAGAAAAGATGATGGAATATGTTCAAAATTCCCAAGATCCTGAAGTTTCAGCTAAATACAAATTGCGTCCAGGAATTGGATTAGCTG from Sutcliffiella cohnii encodes:
- a CDS encoding dihydrolipoamide acetyltransferase family protein, translating into MAFEFKLPDIGEGIHEGEIVKWFVKPGDEVNEDDVLMEVQNDKAVVEIPSPVKGKVLELKVDEGTVATVGQTIITFDAPGYEDLKFKGDDHADEAPKEEAPAPEETNETTSAPAATAVEVDPSRRVIAMPSVRKYAREKGVDIRQVAGTGNNGRVLKTDIDAFTTGGAPVTEAPAAAAEVQTEAPKQEAAKQPIPAGQYPETREKMSGIRRAIAKAMVNSKHTAPHVTLMDEIDVTELVAHRKKFKGVAADKGVKLTYLPYVVKALTSALREFPALNTSLDDATDEIVHKHYYNIGIAADTDKGLLVPVVKEADRKSIFTISNEINELAVKARDGKLSGDEMKGASCTITNIGSAGGQWFTPVINHPEVAILGIGRIAEKPVVKDGEIVVAPVLALSLSFDHRMIDGATAQNALNHIKRLLNDPQLLLMEA
- a CDS encoding alpha-ketoacid dehydrogenase subunit beta gives rise to the protein MAQMTLIQAITDALRTELKNDENVLLFGEDVGQNGGVFRATEGLQAEFGEDRVFDTPLAESGIGGLAVGLGVTGFRPVMEIQFFGFVYEVMDSLSGQMARMRYRTGGRWNSPVTIRSPFGGGVHTPELHADSLEGLVAQQPGLKVVIPSTPYDAKGLLISAIRDNDPVIFLEHMKLYRSFRQEVPEEEYTIEIGKADVKREGKDLSMITYGAMVHECLKAADELEKEGISAEVVDLRTISPLDIDTIIASVEKTGRAIVVQEAQKQAGIAANVVAEINDRAILSLEAPVLRVAAPDTVYPFSQAESVWLPNFKDVIETAKKVMEF
- the pdhA gene encoding pyruvate dehydrogenase (acetyl-transferring) E1 component subunit alpha produces the protein MAAKTKNAKFDPQQQFKKVEEIFQTFQILNEEGKVVNEAAMPELTDEQLKELMRRMVYTRVLDQRSISLNRQGRLGFYAPTAGQEASQLASQFALESEDFILPGYRDVPQMIWHGLPLYQAFLFSRGHFHGNQMPEGVNLLPPQIIIGAQIIQTAGVALGLKKKGKQAVAITYTGDGGASQGDFYEGINFAGAYKAPAIFVVQNNRFAISTPVEKQSAATTIAQKAVAAGIPGIQVDGMDPLAVYAAVREARERAINGEGPTLIETLTYRYGPHTMAGDDPTRYRTSELDNEWEKKDPIVRFRKFLEEKGIWNESIENEVIEQAKEDIKNAIKKADDQPKQKVTDLISFMHEELPYNLKEQNEIYKAKESK
- a CDS encoding YkyA family protein → MWQWKKVLLSIGLATTLILTGCTEKEKAEQKIFDTLEHVVELETNFEEQQEPLLQLEQKEKELYDEIISLGMKEFEQIIVLAKEATSVVEERREHMEREKASIDEAREHFEEVSTHMEELEDEQLKQEAQELYQLMEKRYGAYDELYTYYMEAIELDIELYELFQLEDLTMEQLKNQIDKINDTYTKIKEANEKFNENTEQYNEDKYKFYQNAGLNVEYNN